A genomic window from Salvia splendens isolate huo1 chromosome 11, SspV2, whole genome shotgun sequence includes:
- the LOC121755056 gene encoding uncharacterized protein LOC121755056, with protein sequence MWNGNGNAAMQTAMRYFSTSSRKRAPNLRKINPRVPFQEAAYIAEGLYDVIKANGALTIGNAWNHVKDAGISGLNSKTHMKIMLKWMRGRSMLKQICNQVGSNKKFLVTTYPEEPQMDQVTATPQK encoded by the exons ATGTGGAACGGCAACGGAAATGCGGCGATGCAGACGGCGATGAGGTATTTCTCCACGAGCTCGCGGAAGCGTGCCCCCAATTTGAGGAAGATAAACCCTAGGGTTCCATTTCAGGAGGCCGCCTACATTGCTGAAGGTCTCTACGACGTCATCAAGGCTAATGGCGCTCTCACCATCGGAAATGCGTGGAATCACGTCAAG GATGCTGGTATCAGTGGTCTAAACAGCAAAACACACATGAAGATTATGCTGAAGTGGATGAGAGGTAGGAGCATGCTCAAACAAATCTGTAACCAAGTTGGATCCAACAAGAAATTTCTGGTCACCACATATCCAGAAGAACCTCAGATGGACCAGGTGACTGCTACACCGCAGAAGTGA